One Aspergillus oryzae RIB40 DNA, chromosome 2 genomic window carries:
- a CDS encoding translation initiation factor eIF2B catalytic subunit epsilon (translation initiation factor 2B, epsilon subunit (eIF-2Bepsilon/GCD6)) translates to MGPKQKGGGSKQRGNAAEEVEETLQAVVLADTFETRFEPFTLDKPRCLLPLANTPLIEYTLEFLANAGVEDVFLYGGAHSDQLEKYINASKWRSLSSPFKQLAFLKSTSTSVGDVMRDLDGKHLITGDFIVVSGDVISNLPIEGALTQHRARRAANKDAIMTMILREAGRNHRTKSSSSSPVFIIDPTKDRCLHYEEIDHHSRETTRLNIDSEIILENAELDIRQDLIDCGIDICTPDVLSLWSDSFDYQTPRTQFLYGVLKDYELNGKTIHTHIVKDHYAARVRNLKAYDAVTKDVISRWAYPLCPDTNLLPGHNYELRKGNLYQEQGVTLARSCVIGRRTVIGQGTSIGDKTTVKDTVLGRNCKIGKNVTLDGAFIWDGAVIGDGTTVRHAIVADNVQVGSKCIVEPGALLSFGVKIADGMTVSEGKRITNAPREEDGGAPESEPEVVGEGGEGYEYVPYEDEDDSDTESNASSGLVYNMAQLSLSTDSISTLSSDVSDYGHSRSGSFSSSGGDDDEEHFVHDAATSVYDSLRDGVTSDVVQLELVSLRMTANASDHQVRRAVVSAFMKRTQQLMEGGKAAGDIVRELFGKYREIIERSLFDRDRDAKPDQVDLLLLLQQDLVHRNRGDTVLLFVAKELYDLEILEEEAYEQWWDDERSSSTDEMKQVRSQTQQFVDWLANAEEEESSEEEDDDEEEESDDE, encoded by the exons ATGGGTCCGAAGCAGAAAGGCGGTGGCTCCAAGCAGAGGGGCAATGCTGCTGAGGAAGTAGAGGAGACGTTGCAGGCTGTC GTTCTTGCCGACACCTTCGAGACGAGATTTGAACCCTTCACTCTTGACAAGCCCCGG TGTCTTTTGCCGCTAGCGAACACCCCCTTGATTGAGTATACATTGGAGTTCCTTGCGAATGCCGGTGTCGAAGACGTGTTCCTGTACGGCGGAGCACACTCGGATCAGCTGGAGAAGTATATCAA TGCGTCAAAATGGAGATCGCTATCGTCGCCGTTCAAGCAATTGGCTTTTCTCAAGTCCACTTCTACCTCCGTCGGAGACGTCATGCGCGATCTGGATGGAAAGCATCTCATTACCGGAGATTTCATCGTTGTGAGCGGAGATGTCATTAGCAACCTACCTATTGAAGGCGCTTTGACCCAACATCGGGCTCGTCGTGCGGCAAACAAGGATGCCATTATGACCATGATCTTGCGGGAGGCCGGCAGAAACCATAGAAccaagtcttcctcttcttcacccgtCTTCATTATTGACCCTACGAAGGACCGCTGTCTACATtacgaggagattgatcACCATTCACGAGAGACGACCCGTCTCAATATCGACTCTGAGATCATTCTTGAGAACGCAGAGCTAGATATCCGCcaggatctgattgactgCGGCATCGATATTTGCACACCTGACGTGCTGAGTCTCTGGTCTGACAGTTTCGATTATCAAACACCTCGGACGCAATTCTTGTATGGTGTGCTGAAAGATTACGAGCTGAATGGAAAGACGATCCACACACATATCGTCAAGGATCACTACGCGGCTAGAGTGAGGAACTTGAAGGCGTATGATGCCGTTACCAAGGATGTTATTTCGAGGTGGGCGTACCCTCTGTGCCCCGACACAAACCTACTGCCGGGCCACAATTACGAACTTCGGAAGGGAAACCTATACCAAGAGCAAGGCGTGACCTTGGCTCGTTCATGTGTTATCGGCCGGCGGACAGTTATTGGACAAGGCACAAGCATCGGAGACAAGACGACAGTCAAGGATACGGTTCTGGGAAGGAATTGCAAGATTGGTAAGAATGTCACTTTAGACGGTGCCTTCATTTGGGATGGTGCTGTGATTGGCGACGGTACAACTGTACGCCATGCTATTGTTGCAGATAACGTCCAAGTTGGTAGCAAGTGCATCGTCGAGCCCGGGGCTCTCCTCTCATTTGGAGTGAAAATCGCCGACGGAATGACCGTCAGCGAAGGCAAGCGCATTACCAACGCCCCAAGGGAGGAAGATGGGGGTGCACCGGAAAGTGAACCGGAAGTCGTCGGTGAAGGCGGCGAGGGTTATGAATATGTCCCCtacgaagatgaggatgactCGGATACCGAGAGCAATGCCTCATCGGGATTGG TTTACAATATGGCGCAGCTTTCACTCTCCACAGATTCCATCTCGACCCTTTCATCTGATGTCTCAGACTACGGCCACTCCCGTTCAGGAAGCTTTAGCAGCTCAGGTGgtgacgatgacgaagaacaTTTCGTTCATGACGCTGCGACTAGTGTCTATGACAGCTTGCGCGATGGCGTCACATCAGATGTGGTGCAGCTGGAACTGGTCAGTCTACGTATGACAGCCAACGCTTCTGATCACCAAGTTCGACGCGCCGTGGTGTCGGCTTTCATGAAGCGTACTCAGCAATTGATGGAAGGTGGAAAGGCAGCCGGCGACATCGTTAGAGAGCTCTTTGGCAAGTACCGCGAAATCATCGAACGGTCCTTGTTCGACCGCGACCGCGATGCGAAGCCTGATCAAGTCGACCTATTGCTTTTGTTACAGCAAGATCTCGTACACCGCAACCGTGGCGATACAGTCCTCCTGTTTGTTGCCAAGGAATTATATGACCTAGAAATTCTAGAAGAGGAGGCATACGAGCAGTGGTGGGATGACGAGAGGTCCTCCAGTACAGACGAGATGAAACAAGTGCGCAGCCAGACCCAACAATTCGTGGATTGGCTGGCAAAcgctgaagaagaggaaagcagcgaggaagaggatgacgacgaagaggaagagagcgatgaTGAGTGA
- a CDS encoding RING finger protein (predicted E3 ubiquitin ligase), with the protein MESDDDFMSVASSGDDFLDTQASDDESLGEDFGDDFDGGFSKDKDIVATSRKPYEVEFKVLSPDDIDRDQNQQINEVSSILSLPPESSAILLRYGRWNREKLIEGYMDHPEETLEEAGLGTNFEGTPKTEVIPGFVCDICCEDGDNLETYAMRCGHRFCVDCYRHYLAQKIRGEGEAARIECPGDGCNMIVDSKSLSLLVTPALKDRYYTLLQRTYVDDKENLKWCPAPNCEYAVDCSVKQRDLRRIVPTVQCNCKHHFCFGCTLNDHQPAPCQLVKMWLKKCEDDSETANWISANTKECPRCHSTIEKNGGCNHMTCRKCKHEFCWMCMGLWSEHGTSWYNCNRYEEKSGSEARTAQAKSRASLERYLHYYNRYANHEQSAKLDKDLYLKTEKKMTSLQSQSGLSWIEVQFLDTASQALQQCRQTLKWTYAFAYYLARNNLTEIFEDNQKDLELAVENLSEMFEKPVPELANLKVDILDKTAYCNKRRVILLSDTAENLKNGEWSFNVEW; encoded by the exons ATGGAGTCTGATGATGATTTTATGAGCGTTGCGTCCAGCGGCGATGACTTTTTGGATACCCAGGCgagtgatgatgagagtCTAGGGGAAG ATTTCGGTGATGATTTCGACGGCGGCTTCTCGAAAGATAAAGACATCGTCGCAACCTCACGAAAACCTTACGAAGTTGAATTTAAGGTCCTAAGCccggatgatattgatcggGATCAGAATCAACAGATCAACGAAGTCTCATCGATATTAAGTCTACCGCCGGAATCCTCTGCCATTCTTCTACGGTATGGACGATGGAACCGGGAAAAGCTTATTGAGGGCTACATGGATCATCCCGAAGAAACTCTGGAGGAGGCCGGGTTAGGGACCAACTTTGAAGGCACACCAAAAACTGAAGTAATACCTGGGTTCGTGTGCGACATTTGCTGCGAAGATGGCGATAACCTGGAGACATACGCTATGCGATGTGGACATCGTTTCTGTGTTGATTGCTACCGCCACTACCTTGCTCAGAAGATCCgtggggaaggagaagcggCCAGGATAGAATGTCCGGGTGATGGCTGTAATATGATCGTTGATTCTAAGTCGTTGAGCCTACTTGTCACACCTGCCCTCAAGGACAG GTATTACACTCTCTTACAAAGGACCTATGTCGATGACAAGGAAAATCTCAAGTGGTGCCCAGCTCCCAACTGTGAATACGCTGTTGATTGCTCGGTGAAGCAGCGCGACCTCCGCCGCATTGTACCCACCGTACAATGTAACTGCAAGCATCATTTCTGCTTTGGCTGTACACTTAACGACCATCAACCAGCACCTTGCCAGCTAGTTAAGATGTGGCTCAAGAAGTGTGAGGACGATTCGGAAACGGCCAACTGGATCTCAGCCAACACAAAAGAGTGCCCTAGGTGTCACTCGACGATCGAGAAGAACGGAGGTTGCAACCATATGACGTGCCGCAAATGCAAGCATGAGTTCTGCTGGATGTGCATGGGGCTATGGTCCGAGCACGGCACCAGCTGGTATAATTGTAACCGATATGAGGAGAAGTCAGGATCCGAGGCACGCACCGCACAGGCGAAGTCCCGGGCGTCATTGGAGCGGTATCTCCATTACTACAACCGATATGCGAACCATGAGCAATCGGCCAAGCTCGACAAAGACCTATACCTGAagacggaaaagaagatgacgagccTCCAGTCGCAGTCGGGTTTATCGTGGATTGAAGTCCAGTTCCTCGACACCGCGTCTCAAGCCCTTCAACAATGCCGACAGACCCTAAAGTGGACCTACGCTTTTGCCTACTACCTTGCACGTAACAACCTGACCGAGATCTTTGAAGATAATCAGAAAGATTTGGAACTCGCGGTGGAGAACCTCAGCGAGATGTTTGAAAAGCCTGTACCCGAACTAGCAAACCTCAAGGTGGACATCTTGGATAAAACGGCCTATTGTAACAAACGGCGAGTGATTTTGTTGAGCGACACTGCCGAAAACCTGAAAAATG GCGAATGGTCTTTTAACGTGGAGTGGTAG
- the mrsA gene encoding putative mitochondrial carrier protein (mitochondrial carrier protein MRS3/4) has product MTVPFTATQFVAYESISKVMNPSGDYDPFTHCIAGGLAGAFAAGLTTPLDVVKTLLQTRGLAQNEEIRSAKGLFNAASIIKRQFGWSGFLRGARPRIISTMPSTAICWTSYEMAKAYFKRQEVA; this is encoded by the exons ATGACCGTCCCCTTCACCGCTACACAGTTCGTCGCCTACGAGTCGATTTCTAAGGTTATGAACCCCTCCGGAGATTACGACCCGTTCACCCACTGCATTGCGGGTGGTCTCGCAGGCGCTTTCGCAGCTGGTCTCACGACACCACTCGACGTGGTGAAGACGCTCCTCCAGACCCGCGGTTTGGCACAGAACGAGGAAATTCGGTCGGCGAAGGGTCTTTTCAACGCCGCGTCCATTATCAAGCGGCAGTTCGGTTGGAGTGGTTTCCTGCGTGGCGCTCGTCCCCGTATCATTTCTACAATGCCCAGCACAGCCATTTGCTG GACCTCTTATGAAATGGCCAAGGCGTACTTCAAGCGCCAGGAGGTCGCCTAA
- a CDS encoding putative AAA family ATPase (AAA+-type ATPase) encodes MRPKPASSLQKTYDDCYLMCSTAVYFEGQNNEEEALKSWRSALETIYYHNAYRVPSKYTPKNETEKALQDSIRQLELQCRERVDLLEALRESRKDTSGKSPPFTTGYRGWIGEGTVPAVGYTDLSKPPTIPGRPPPPVTTASSESAGNETGSSVPMAGRPGLRKTQSSSAKTTSSRNSSPERRKAMPSTLRNADLKKPAKKKVSPRRKDLRPAAASQAAGLAWGSLYRTPSSEKTVSDAALASSRLTAANDPSFRKESIPPRSKSGDGVPPRKSVPPEDSGEERRSGRKLRVPGQTPRRSPAKSTPAPTSTPTSTPQAPAGIRQPSGNRTHSASVSTGSKDTVQPRASPKPSVKPKPVALRSSYQPPTPSGGSAGAATTSNNLQAGSASTPRRITPASTGEDALSDNIDRMSISRTSPERRATPRIRRAVTPPSSSDPESLGPKSTDADEDDVDVEDEDDAIMDILNKLPKGVDVATARQILNDIVVRGDEVHWDDIAGLDGAKKALKEAVVYPFLRPDLFSGLREPARGMLLFGPPGTGKTMLARAVATESKSTFFSVSASTLTSKWHGESEKLVRALFGLAKALAPSIIFVDEIDSLLSARSSGTENEASRRSKTEFLIQWSDLQRAAAGRESPRDKKAGGDPSRVLVLAATNMPWDIDEAARRRFVRRQYIPLPEHHVREKQLRTLLSHQVHDLTDQDIDALVQLTDDFEASLSSIRPSVSQEGLKEYEDWARQFGERGG; translated from the exons ATGCGTCCCAAACCGGCGTCTTCCCTCCAGAAGACCTACGATGACTGTTATCTGATGTGCTCGACTGCCGTCTACTTCGAAGGACAG aacaacgaagaagaagctttaaAGTCTTGGCGCTCCGCCCTCGAAACCATCTACTATCATAACGCCTATCGGGTTCCCTCCAAGTACACCCCCAAGAACGAAACGGAGAAGGCTCTTCAGGATTCCATCCGCCAGTTAGAGCTCCAATGTCGGGAGCGCGTCGATCTACTCGAGGCCCTCCGTGAGAGCAGAAAGGATACGTCTGGTAAATCCCCTCCATTCACCACTGGTTATCGCGGTTGGATTGGAGAGGGAACTGTCCCCGCAGTCGGGTATACCGATCTATCTAAACCGCCTACTATCCCCGGACGCCCCCCACCACCTGTCACCACTGCTAGCTCGGAGTCTGCTGGGAACGAGACGGGCTCATCAGTCCCAATGGCGGGTCGTCCCGGATTGCGCAAGACGCAATCCTCTTCGGCAAAGACTACGTCTTCTCGCAATTCCAGCCCCGAACGTCGGAAAGCGATGCCCTCTACACTACGCAACGCCGATCTGAAGAAGCCcgccaaaaagaaagtcagCCCGCGACGAAAAGACCTGCGGCCGGCCGCAGCTTCTCAAGCCGCGGGTCTGGCCTGGGGAAGTCTTTATCGGACTCCATCATCAGAAAAGACCGTCAGCGATGCTGCCCTAGCGTCCTCCCGTCTGACCGCTGCAAATGATCCCAGTTTTCGAAAGGAGTCAATACCACCCCGTTCGAAGTCCGGCGATGGGGTACCCCCACGGAAAAGCGTGCCTCCAGAGGATTCCGGAGAGGAGCGTCGCTCCGGGAGGAAACTTCGCGTCCCCGGTCAGACACCGCGAAGGTCACCGGCGAAGTCTACTCCTGCACCAACTTCAACACCTACATCCACCCCTCAGGCTCCGGCTGGCATCCGGCAGCCGTCGGGCAATCGCACCCATTCCGCTTCTGTGTCGACAGGCTCCAAGGATACTGTTCAGCCACGTGCCTCCCCGAAGCCTTCTGTCAAACCAAAGCCCGTAGCGTTGAGGTCGTCTTACCAACCGCCTACACCCTCCGGAGGATCTGCGGGTGCTGCAACTACCTCGAACAACCTGCAGGCTGGGTCTGCAAGCACGCCACGAAGAATTACCCCTGCTTCCACTGGTGAAGATGCGTTGAGCGACAATATAGATCGCATGTCGATTTCCCGAACGAGTCCCGAACGACGGGCTACTCCGCGCATCAGGCGCGCTGTCACCCCGCCGTCATCTAGCGATCCCGAATCTCTTGGTCCCAAATCAACCGATGCCGACGAGGACGACGTGGACgttgaggacgaggatgacgcAATTATGGATATACTGAACAAGCTCCCGAAAGGGGTGGACGTGGCAACCGCCCGACAGATCCTTAACGATATTGTAGTCCGCGGGGATGAAGTACACTGGGACGACATTGCCGGTCTAGATGGGGCCAAAAAGGCCCTCAAAGAAGCCGTCGTCTATCCGTTCCTCCGTCCAGATCTGTTCTCTGGTTTGCGAGAACCAGCCCGGGGTATGCTCCTCTTTGGACCTCCAGGGACGGGTAAGACGATGCTTGCGCGCGCGGTAGCTACGGAATCCAAATCGACGTTCTTCTCGGTTTCCGCATCCACATTGACCTCGAAATGGCACGGTGAGAGCGAAAAGCTTGTCCGCGCCCTGTTCGGTCTGGCTAAGGCGCTGGCACCGTCGATCATCTTTGTGGACGAAATCGACTCACTATTGTCCGCTCGCTCGTCCGGCACAGAGAACGAGGCTTCACGACGCTCAAAGACCGAGTTCCTGATTCAGTGGTCAGATTTGCAGCGCGCCGCGGCAGGTCGTGAATCGCCTAGGGACAAGAAAGCCGGCGGAGACCCCAGCCGGgtcctcgtcctcgccgCTACAAATATGCCCTGGGACATCGATGAGGCCGCGCGCCGTCGCTTCGTCCGCCGACAATATATCCCTCTTCCAGAACATCACGTCCGCGAAAAACAACTCCGGACATTACTAAGTCACCAGGTGCATGACTTGACAGATCAAGATATCGACGCTTTAGTCCAACTTACAGACG ACTTCGAAGCCAGTCTCTCCTCAATCCGACCCAGCGTCAGCCAGGAAGGACTAAAGGAGTATGAAGATTGGGCCCGACAATTCGGCGAGAGAGGTGGATAG
- a CDS encoding epsin (equilibrative nucleoside transporter protein) → MSKVVRSVKNVTKGYSSVQVKVRNATSNDPWGPTGTEMAEIAALTFSSPTDFYEIMDMLDKRLNDKGKNWRHVLKSLKVLDYCLHEGSELVVTWARKNVYIIKTLREFQYVDEDGRDVGQNVRVAAKELTSLVMDEDRLRSERSDRKLWKSRVSGLDDYPGHGSEPQQPRRNERRRRPADEEDVEYRLAIEASKHEAEEERKRRAKSSMQTGEEDEDLAKAIKLSKEEEELRKRELEESNAHSLFDDTPVQAAPAQPTGYNQGYQQQSAVDWFGNPINPQQPLSTGYLNNQYAQPTGFQGQMTGMPNGYTNGFQAQPTAFDQNPYGQPQNNFLQPQATLQPQATLQPQHTAFNTNNPYGTTDMFAQQQQQPQQQQQQQQQQPQDNFLSSGSNNPWASSSPQPGDMLKPMQTGSNNPFAQRTQTQQFQTRPATSGHPSLNTLAEERATTAFNPIANYQAPVAPAPPKSTPPQMNDPHHARLNALLASGDGQDTFGNVGDLRIPAQHTAPGTFVNSAGQGLDRLRANQTGSNPFFAQQRFVPQQTGFAQQQTGFAQPTNNPWGAQKSYQQQPQAGGSLIDL, encoded by the exons ATGTCGAAAGTCGTGCGCAGTGTGAAAAATGTCACCAAGGGTTACTCGTCGGTCCAGGTCAAGGTCCGAAATG CCACGAGTAATGACCCCTGGGGCCCGACCGGTACAGAGATGGCAGAGATTGCCGCCCTGACGTTTAGCAG TCCCACCGATTTCTACGAGATTATGGACATGCTGGATAAGCGACTAAATGACAAGGGAAAGAATTGGCGTCATGTATTGAAGTCCCTGAAGGTATTAGATTACTGTCTCCACGAGGGCTCAGAGCTGGTCGTGACGTGGGCCCGGAAGAACGTCTACATCATCAAGACCCTGCGCGAGTTCCAAtatgtggatgaggatggcagAGATGTCGGACAAAACG TGCGTGTGGCTGCTAAAGAGCTCACTTCCCtggtgatggatgaagaCCGATTGCGAAGTGAACGCTCCGACCGAAAGCTGTGGAAATCTCGGGTGAGCGGGCTAGACGACTATCCAGGCCATGGAAGTGAACCACAACAACCGCGTCGAAACGAGCGCCGCCGACGTCCCgcggacgaagaagatgttgagtACCGCTTGGCGATCGAGGCGAGCAAACAtgaggccgaagaagaacgGAAGCGACGGGCGAAGAGCTCTATGCAAACCGgggaggaggacgaagatCTGGCTAAGGCCATCAAGCtgagcaaggaagaggaagaacttCGCAAGCGCGAACTTGAAGAGAGCAACGCGCATTCCCTCTTCGATGACACCCCGGTCCAGGCCGCCCCGGCGCAGCCCACCGGTTACAACCAGGGATACCAACAGCAAAGTGCGGTGGACTGGTTTGGCAACCCGATCAACCCCCAGCAACCTCTGTCGACCGGGTACTTGAACAACCAATATGCACAGCCAACCGGATTCCAGGGACAGATGACCGGAATGCCCAACGGGTACACCAACGGATTCCAAGCGCAGCCCACAGCCTTTGACCAGAACCCGTACGGTCAGCCCCAGAATAACTTCCTGCAGCCACAGGCCACGCTACAGCCCCAGGCAACCCTGCAGCCGCAGCACACGGCGTTTAACACCAACAATCCCTATGGTACCACAGACATGTTcgcacagcaacagcaacaaccccagcagcaacaacaacaacaacaacaacagccgcAAGATAACTTCCTTTCGTCGGGAAGCAATAACCCATGGGCCTCTAGCAGCCCGCAGCCGGGAGATATGTTGAAACCAATGCAGACCGGATCCAACAACCCATTCGCTCAGCGCACGCAGACACAGCAGTTCCAGACCAGGCCCGCAACGTCTGGACATCCATCCCTGAACACGCTGGCAGAAGAGCGCGCAACCACCGCTTTCAATCCAATCGCCAACTACCAGGCTCCTGTGGCACCGGCTCCACCCAAGAGTACCCCGCCTCAGATGAACGACCCGCATCACGCTCGTCTCAATGCACTCCTCGCCAGCGGCGACGGCCAAGATACCTTTGGAAACGTCGGTGATCTCCGTATACCTGCTCAACACACCGCACCAGGCACCTTCGTCAACTCTGCTGGCCAAGGTCTCGACCGCCTACGCGCCAACCAGACCGGCAGCAACCCATTCTTCGCCCAACAACGGTTCGTCCCCCAGCAAACAGGGTTCGCCCAGCAGCAAACCGGCTTCGCGCAGCCTACGAACAACCCCTGGGGTGCACAGAAATCataccagcagcagcctcaggctgGAGGCAGTCTGATAGATCTGTGA